The Oncorhynchus masou masou isolate Uvic2021 unplaced genomic scaffold, UVic_Omas_1.1 unplaced_scaffold_700, whole genome shotgun sequence genome has a segment encoding these proteins:
- the LOC135537032 gene encoding deoxyuridine 5'-triphosphate nucleotidohydrolase-like isoform X2, whose protein sequence is MTVNTEQGRMRRETVLRQWKKVIDAAEVSPLKRTKPHVVAEKVISVLKFSKLSEHATAPTRGSAKAAGYDLFSAYDYSIGPMDKAIVKTDIQIAVPSGCYGRVAPRSGLAAKHFIDVGAGVVDEDYRGNVGVVLFNFSKETFEVKKGDRVAQLVCERICYPDLQELKTLDETERGAGGFGSTGSN, encoded by the exons ATGACGGTAAacacagaacagggcagaatgcGTCGGGAAACAGTGCTTCGACAATGGAAAA AAGTGATAGACGCCGCAGAAGTTTCTCCACTGAAGAGGACAAAGCCACATGTAGTGGCAGAGAAAGTGATATCGGTGCTGAAGTTTTCCAAGTTGTCTGAACATGCCACTGCTCCTACCCGGGGCTCTGCTAAAGCTGCTGGCTACGACCTGTTCAG TGCCTACGACTACAGTATTGGTCCTATGGACAAGGCTATCGTGAAGACTGACATCCAGATAGCAGTTCCTTCAGGCTGCTATGGCAGAGTGG CACCACGGTCTGGCCTGGCTGCAAAACACTTCATCGATGTTGGGG CTGGAGTAGTGGATGAGGACTATAGAGGTAATGTGGGGGTGGTGCTGTTCAACTTCAGCAAGGAAACCTTTGAAG TGAAAAAAGGGGACCGTGTGGCTCAGCTGGTGTGCGAGAGGATCTGCTACCCAGACCTACAGGAGCTAAAG ACTCTGGATGAGACTGAGCGTGGGGCTGGTGGATTTGGCTCCACAGGCAGCAACTGA
- the LOC135537032 gene encoding deoxyuridine 5'-triphosphate nucleotidohydrolase-like isoform X1: MEHFVAKQRLYWRCCSSIIAAQSSVLSHRTFYLHSPTLARRKGCENAEVIDAAEVSPLKRTKPHVVAEKVISVLKFSKLSEHATAPTRGSAKAAGYDLFSAYDYSIGPMDKAIVKTDIQIAVPSGCYGRVAPRSGLAAKHFIDVGAGVVDEDYRGNVGVVLFNFSKETFEVKKGDRVAQLVCERICYPDLQELKTLDETERGAGGFGSTGSN; encoded by the exons ATGGAGCACTTCGTTGCAAAGCAGAGGCTCTACTGGCGGTGTTGTTCTTCGATTATCGCTGCCCAGTCTTCAGTGCTCTCACACAGAACATTTTATCTGCATTCTCCCACTCTGGCCAGGAGAAAAGGATGCGAGAATGCAG AAGTGATAGACGCCGCAGAAGTTTCTCCACTGAAGAGGACAAAGCCACATGTAGTGGCAGAGAAAGTGATATCGGTGCTGAAGTTTTCCAAGTTGTCTGAACATGCCACTGCTCCTACCCGGGGCTCTGCTAAAGCTGCTGGCTACGACCTGTTCAG TGCCTACGACTACAGTATTGGTCCTATGGACAAGGCTATCGTGAAGACTGACATCCAGATAGCAGTTCCTTCAGGCTGCTATGGCAGAGTGG CACCACGGTCTGGCCTGGCTGCAAAACACTTCATCGATGTTGGGG CTGGAGTAGTGGATGAGGACTATAGAGGTAATGTGGGGGTGGTGCTGTTCAACTTCAGCAAGGAAACCTTTGAAG TGAAAAAAGGGGACCGTGTGGCTCAGCTGGTGTGCGAGAGGATCTGCTACCCAGACCTACAGGAGCTAAAG ACTCTGGATGAGACTGAGCGTGGGGCTGGTGGATTTGGCTCCACAGGCAGCAACTGA